Proteins encoded within one genomic window of uncultured Desulfobacter sp.:
- a CDS encoding periplasmic heavy metal sensor, protein MKTTITAVTTLFIVGFFAVSAYAWGCGYGSGAGNGGYGKRLNNQPAVNQKDLNAYYKDTQALRTSLCADRAELNAVMAGPNPDSKKARALSENISKTQNALRAKAQQYNISGPMGGRGYGPGAGNCGGQYRHHAARCW, encoded by the coding sequence ATGAAAACAACAATCACAGCAGTCACAACACTTTTTATCGTAGGATTTTTTGCAGTCAGTGCATATGCTTGGGGATGCGGTTACGGATCCGGTGCAGGCAACGGCGGTTATGGAAAACGATTAAATAATCAGCCCGCGGTAAATCAGAAAGACCTTAACGCATATTATAAAGACACCCAGGCGCTGCGGACATCACTGTGCGCCGACCGGGCTGAGCTCAATGCAGTGATGGCAGGCCCAAACCCTGATTCCAAAAAAGCCAGGGCCCTGTCCGAAAATATCAGCAAAACCCAGAATGCGCTGAGAGCCAAAGCCCAGCAGTACAATATCTCAGGTCCCATGGGCGGCCGTGGATACGGCCCGGGTGCAGGAAATTGTGGTGGTCAGTATCGTCATCACGCTGCCAGATGCTGGTAG
- a CDS encoding aspartate aminotransferase family protein, whose protein sequence is MTSMRKIHNYKGFSTESDNSIFNMEDNFGAHHYTRINLVVRRAQGCWLTDDKGNKYLDCLAAYSAANPGHHHPAITNALLNALTGNYASVISNVVFTDPLGIFLSECAAFAPQLAPRFGAHGNKVLAKNGGVESVETAIKAMRYYGFKQKGIEDGKQEIIVFNSNFHGRTISVVSFSSNKKYREGFGPLTPGFVSVPFGDLDAVKKAVTPNTCGILVEPLQGEGGMRIPPKGFLKGLRALADEQDLFLVCDEIQVGLGRTGKRFCFEYEGIVPDGLILGKALSGGLVPLSVFMTNTKIMDMIFSKGSDGSTFGGYPLACVAGTAALKVFLEEKLDEQAAEKGARLKKRIEDIGKRSPHVKEVRGLGLFIGIEVKDGNAMEFCRKLMKEGLVVNDSHGHTIRISPPLIINDEEMDFMVERLERVLVP, encoded by the coding sequence ATGACAAGTATGAGAAAAATACATAATTACAAAGGCTTTTCCACAGAATCAGACAATTCAATCTTTAACATGGAAGATAATTTCGGTGCCCATCATTATACCAGGATCAACCTGGTGGTCAGACGTGCCCAGGGCTGTTGGCTCACCGATGACAAGGGGAACAAATACCTGGACTGCCTGGCCGCCTACTCGGCTGCCAATCCGGGGCACCATCATCCCGCCATTACCAATGCGTTGCTCAACGCACTTACCGGCAATTATGCATCGGTGATCTCCAATGTCGTATTCACTGACCCATTAGGCATTTTTCTTTCCGAATGTGCGGCATTTGCCCCCCAGCTTGCCCCAAGATTTGGTGCCCACGGTAACAAGGTTTTGGCCAAAAATGGGGGGGTGGAATCCGTTGAAACGGCAATCAAAGCCATGCGTTACTATGGGTTCAAACAAAAAGGCATTGAAGACGGCAAGCAGGAAATCATTGTATTTAACAGCAATTTCCATGGCCGTACCATTTCTGTGGTCTCCTTTTCTTCCAATAAAAAATACAGAGAGGGGTTCGGGCCTTTAACACCGGGTTTTGTCTCTGTGCCCTTTGGGGATCTGGATGCAGTTAAAAAAGCAGTGACCCCCAATACCTGCGGCATTCTTGTGGAACCGCTGCAGGGGGAAGGCGGTATGCGTATACCGCCCAAAGGGTTCCTCAAGGGCTTGAGGGCGCTGGCCGACGAACAAGACCTGTTCCTGGTCTGTGACGAAATTCAGGTGGGTTTGGGCCGTACCGGCAAGCGGTTCTGCTTTGAATACGAAGGCATTGTACCCGACGGTTTAATTCTGGGTAAGGCGCTTTCCGGCGGTCTGGTGCCCTTGTCTGTGTTCATGACCAACACCAAAATAATGGATATGATTTTTTCCAAAGGGTCTGATGGTTCCACATTCGGTGGCTATCCTTTGGCCTGTGTGGCGGGTACGGCTGCCCTGAAAGTATTCCTGGAAGAAAAACTGGATGAACAGGCTGCCGAAAAGGGCGCACGATTAAAAAAACGCATTGAAGATATCGGCAAACGCTCTCCCCATGTTAAGGAGGTTCGGGGCTTGGGGCTTTTCATCGGAATTGAAGTTAAAGATGGCAATGCCATGGAGTTTTGCCGCAAACTGATGAAAGAAGGGCTGGTGGTCAATGACAGTCACGGCCACACCATTCGCATTTCTCCGCCCTTGATCATTAATGACGAGGAGATGGATTTTATGGTGGAACGTCTGGAAAGGGTTCTAGTGCCTTAG
- a CDS encoding TRAP transporter large permease, with amino-acid sequence MSLTLVGILGIAVLMLLLFVFGMPVGFAMALVGFGGFSYIINFNAGVNMVSQEFWSVFSKYGLTVIPLFVFMGQIAFYSGVNDRLYKAAYKWVGHIRGGIAMATIMACAAFAAICGSNTATAATMTTVAFPQMSNFRYKPMLSCGSIACGSTLGVVIPPSVVLIIIGLSTEQSIARLFYGGIGAGLLLCLLMLFTVYVVCRLNPEWGPAGPKSGFAERFRSLSGAVEMLILFCLIMTGLYAGYFTPSEAGGAGAFFAVVISLVQRTLSWENFKKAIMDTLRVSCMVIMLIAGAMILGKFLTITRIPFNMASWVAGLNVPDPIILAVIFCMYAIGGAIMDALALLLITIPIFFPVASQMGCDPIWFAVLITVVTTLGAVTPPVGATTYVVAGMAKGSTLKEVFKGVTFFLPAYLICIVLLMVCPWIITFLPGLL; translated from the coding sequence ATGAGCCTGACCCTGGTGGGCATCCTCGGGATTGCCGTTTTGATGCTGTTGCTGTTCGTGTTCGGCATGCCCGTAGGCTTTGCCATGGCCCTGGTGGGTTTTGGCGGTTTTTCCTATATTATCAATTTCAATGCCGGTGTAAACATGGTCAGCCAGGAGTTCTGGTCCGTGTTTTCCAAGTACGGGCTCACCGTGATTCCATTGTTTGTGTTCATGGGGCAGATCGCCTTTTATTCCGGGGTTAATGACCGTCTTTACAAAGCGGCGTATAAGTGGGTCGGTCATATCCGGGGCGGTATTGCCATGGCCACCATCATGGCCTGCGCAGCTTTTGCCGCCATCTGCGGGTCCAATACGGCCACGGCTGCCACCATGACCACGGTGGCATTTCCCCAGATGTCCAATTTCAGGTATAAGCCCATGCTTTCATGCGGCTCCATTGCCTGCGGCTCCACTCTGGGGGTTGTGATTCCGCCCTCCGTGGTGCTGATCATCATCGGGCTTTCCACGGAGCAGTCCATTGCACGGCTTTTTTACGGCGGCATCGGGGCCGGGCTTCTTTTGTGCCTGCTGATGTTGTTTACGGTGTATGTGGTCTGCCGTCTGAATCCCGAATGGGGCCCGGCCGGTCCCAAGTCGGGTTTTGCCGAACGATTCCGGTCTCTTTCCGGGGCCGTTGAGATGCTGATTCTGTTTTGTCTGATTATGACCGGGCTGTATGCCGGATACTTTACCCCGTCTGAAGCGGGCGGGGCCGGGGCCTTTTTTGCCGTGGTCATCAGCCTGGTCCAGCGGACGCTTTCCTGGGAAAATTTTAAAAAGGCCATCATGGATACCCTGCGGGTCTCCTGCATGGTCATTATGCTCATTGCAGGGGCCATGATCCTGGGCAAATTTTTAACCATTACCCGCATTCCGTTTAACATGGCCTCCTGGGTGGCGGGGCTGAACGTGCCCGATCCCATAATTCTGGCCGTCATTTTTTGCATGTATGCCATTGGCGGTGCCATCATGGATGCTTTGGCCCTGTTGCTGATCACCATCCCCATCTTTTTCCCTGTGGCCTCCCAGATGGGCTGTGATCCGATCTGGTTTGCTGTTCTTATCACCGTGGTAACAACCCTTGGTGCGGTTACGCCTCCTGTGGGAGCCACCACCTATGTGGTGGCAGGCATGGCCAAGGGCAGTACCTTAAAAGAGGTGTTTAAAGGGGTGACTTTTTTTCTGCCGGCTTATCTGATCTGCATTGTGCTTCTGATGGTGTGCCCCTGGATTATTACTTTTCTGCCGGGACTGCTGTAA
- a CDS encoding TRAP transporter small permease, with product METIEKISDVLNRCAGIIAGTILVFMILLTMGNIVLRRVWVPIRGTYEIMGFAGAVITALSMGFTQKKREHIHVDILISRFPRGVKKAVFAVNNGLCTLFFLLAAWFVGRRGMTLLETGEVSETLRMVYYPFAFVVAFGCFLLAAMLFIDLIKLFILKDSK from the coding sequence ATGGAAACCATTGAAAAAATAAGCGATGTCCTTAATCGATGCGCCGGGATCATCGCCGGGACCATCCTGGTGTTCATGATCCTTTTAACCATGGGTAACATTGTCCTGCGCAGGGTCTGGGTGCCCATCCGGGGCACCTATGAAATCATGGGATTTGCAGGGGCCGTGATTACGGCCCTGTCCATGGGTTTTACCCAGAAAAAAAGAGAGCATATCCATGTGGATATTTTGATCAGCCGGTTTCCGCGAGGTGTCAAAAAGGCCGTCTTTGCCGTGAACAACGGATTATGCACGCTTTTTTTTCTTTTAGCCGCCTGGTTTGTGGGCCGCCGGGGCATGACCCTTCTTGAGACAGGCGAGGTGTCGGAAACCCTTAGAATGGTCTATTATCCCTTTGCCTTTGTGGTGGCATTCGGCTGCTTTCTGCTGGCGGCCATGCTGTTTATTGATCTGATCAAATTATTTATTCTAAAGGATTCCAAATGA
- a CDS encoding TRAP transporter substrate-binding protein, with the protein MKKVSLFFCVLAAVAMVSGITPVTAQAKVSLNYANFPPAPTFPCVQMERWKTEIEKRTDGAVRINTFPGGTLLGAKDMMDGVINGQADIGCICMAYQPGRFTVTNATSLPLEIPDAETGSLVLLDLYNKYQPKAFDKVKVLTMFVTAPANIMSKAPVAELADIKGLDLRASGGAAQILKSWGANQVGMPMSDTPEALQKGVVKGVFSSLEVMKDLKFAEICKYITITDTVIYPFAVIMNKRAWNKLPDDVKQAMDGMIEEQAAWTGEYMDQHVSDAIAWSKKEHQVEVITLSPEKKAEWNAPLAPITENWIKKANESGLPGDQIVKDIKELIAKRTAK; encoded by the coding sequence ATGAAAAAAGTCTCATTATTTTTTTGTGTTCTGGCAGCGGTCGCAATGGTTTCCGGTATCACCCCTGTAACGGCGCAGGCTAAGGTCAGCCTGAACTATGCAAATTTCCCCCCTGCACCCACCTTTCCCTGTGTACAGATGGAAAGATGGAAAACCGAAATCGAAAAACGCACAGACGGTGCTGTACGGATCAACACCTTTCCCGGTGGTACGCTTTTGGGTGCCAAAGACATGATGGACGGGGTTATTAACGGCCAGGCCGACATCGGTTGTATCTGCATGGCTTACCAGCCCGGCCGTTTCACCGTGACCAATGCCACAAGCCTTCCCCTGGAAATTCCCGATGCCGAAACCGGCAGCCTTGTGCTCCTGGATCTGTACAACAAATACCAGCCCAAAGCCTTTGACAAAGTCAAGGTGTTGACCATGTTTGTCACAGCGCCTGCCAACATCATGTCCAAGGCACCGGTGGCCGAACTTGCTGATATCAAGGGCTTGGATCTGCGGGCATCCGGCGGTGCGGCCCAGATCCTTAAATCCTGGGGTGCCAATCAGGTGGGCATGCCCATGTCCGACACCCCCGAAGCCCTGCAAAAAGGCGTGGTAAAAGGCGTTTTTTCCTCCTTGGAGGTGATGAAGGATCTTAAATTTGCTGAAATCTGCAAATACATCACCATCACCGACACCGTGATCTATCCCTTTGCCGTGATTATGAATAAACGCGCCTGGAATAAACTGCCGGATGACGTTAAGCAGGCCATGGACGGTATGATCGAAGAACAGGCCGCCTGGACCGGTGAATATATGGATCAGCATGTCAGCGATGCCATTGCCTGGTCAAAAAAAGAGCACCAGGTTGAAGTGATTACCCTGTCTCCCGAGAAAAAGGCCGAGTGGAATGCGCCGCTTGCTCCTATTACGGAAAACTGGATCAAAAAAGCCAATGAAAGCGGTTTGCCCGGAGATCAGATAGTTAAAGATATTAAAGAACTTATCGCAAAGCGCACTGCAAAATAA
- a CDS encoding phenylacetate--CoA ligase — MKKGKSMSFIPLNITSEQIAGIQAQGLKWTVSHAYNNSPYYRKKLEEAGCSPQDIKGLDDLENLPFTDKHDFLKDYPFPLRSVPMSDIVRIHGSSGTTGKRKILCYTKEDVDNWANIFARCYELAGVNNQDRVQIAVGYGLWTAGVGFQNGCERLGAMAVPLGPANVDMHIDMLLDLESTVFCSTASMALLMSEEIEKRKLTENVKLKTIILGAERHSASMRKRIQDITGAEHIHDIYGMTELYGPGTGLDCKEHAGIHYWADHFIFEVIDPVTLNPVPAGEEGELVVTTLKKQGTPLIRYRTHDVTRLIPGPCACGNPFPRHARISGRTDDMFIFRAVNIYPSQIDHILGEIGGVGSEYQIHLNQDADGRDYMNIRVERTNGAGAGEDNGLADQVSGRIRKKLLVRSRVEIVGYGDLPRTEKKSKRVFDNRPSE, encoded by the coding sequence ATGAAAAAAGGTAAGTCAATGAGCTTCATTCCTTTAAATATAACCAGTGAACAGATTGCAGGTATCCAGGCCCAGGGTTTGAAATGGACCGTTTCCCACGCTTATAATAATAGTCCATATTACCGGAAAAAGCTTGAAGAGGCTGGCTGCAGCCCCCAAGATATTAAAGGCCTTGACGATCTGGAAAATCTTCCTTTTACCGACAAGCACGACTTTCTCAAGGATTATCCCTTTCCCTTGAGGTCCGTTCCAATGTCCGACATTGTACGCATCCACGGCTCTTCGGGCACCACAGGGAAAAGAAAGATTCTATGCTACACAAAAGAGGACGTGGACAACTGGGCCAACATCTTTGCCCGGTGTTATGAACTGGCCGGTGTGAACAACCAGGACCGGGTTCAGATTGCCGTAGGCTATGGCCTCTGGACGGCCGGTGTCGGTTTTCAGAACGGGTGCGAACGCCTGGGCGCCATGGCCGTACCTTTAGGGCCTGCCAACGTAGACATGCACATTGACATGCTTTTGGATCTTGAATCCACGGTATTTTGCTCCACAGCTTCCATGGCTCTGCTCATGTCCGAAGAGATTGAAAAACGCAAACTCACGGAAAACGTTAAATTAAAGACCATCATTTTAGGGGCCGAACGCCACAGCGCCTCCATGCGCAAACGCATTCAGGATATCACCGGGGCCGAGCATATCCATGATATTTACGGCATGACCGAGCTTTACGGGCCAGGTACCGGCCTTGACTGTAAGGAACATGCAGGGATTCATTACTGGGCCGACCATTTTATTTTTGAGGTGATAGATCCGGTGACCCTGAACCCTGTGCCCGCCGGGGAAGAGGGCGAGCTGGTGGTGACCACCTTAAAAAAACAGGGAACTCCGTTAATCCGGTACCGCACCCATGATGTCACCCGGCTGATCCCCGGACCTTGTGCCTGCGGCAACCCCTTTCCCAGGCATGCCAGAATTTCAGGCCGTACCGATGACATGTTCATTTTCAGGGCCGTAAACATCTATCCCAGCCAGATTGATCATATCTTAGGCGAGATTGGGGGGGTGGGCAGCGAATATCAGATTCACCTGAACCAGGATGCAGACGGCAGGGATTATATGAACATCCGGGTGGAGCGTACCAATGGTGCCGGCGCTGGAGAAGACAACGGTCTGGCCGACCAGGTCTCCGGCCGGATACGTAAAAAACTGCTGGTCAGATCCCGGGTGGAAATTGTGGGTTACGGCGATCTGCCCCGGACGGAAAAAAAGAGCAAGCGGGTGTTTGACAACCGCCCCTCTGAATAA
- a CDS encoding 2-oxoacid:acceptor oxidoreductase family protein — protein sequence MSNNHQIIISGLGGQGVLFITKLLAGAAMADNLPVLTSETHGMAQRGGNVISYLKIGDFSGPLIRPATADALIALKAESFAHHSYFLKPGGLAVVNSPDPVEDDRYRVFSGDAAALAQAAGNVRSENVAMLGFFLGAMKDDTGIFNPDSLARMIKEKFQAKPAVAQNVLSLLESGMQLYEKR from the coding sequence ATGTCAAATAATCATCAGATTATCATTTCAGGTTTGGGCGGACAGGGCGTTCTTTTTATAACAAAACTGCTGGCAGGGGCTGCCATGGCCGACAACCTTCCTGTGCTCACTTCCGAGACCCACGGTATGGCCCAGCGGGGCGGAAATGTCATTTCTTATCTTAAAATCGGTGATTTTTCAGGCCCGCTGATCCGGCCTGCCACTGCCGACGCCTTAATTGCACTGAAAGCCGAAAGCTTTGCCCACCATTCCTATTTTCTCAAACCCGGTGGCCTGGCCGTGGTGAACAGTCCCGATCCTGTGGAAGATGACAGGTACCGGGTATTTTCCGGGGACGCTGCTGCCCTGGCCCAGGCGGCCGGCAATGTACGCAGTGAAAACGTCGCCATGCTCGGCTTTTTCCTGGGCGCCATGAAAGATGATACCGGGATCTTCAACCCGGACAGTCTGGCCCGTATGATCAAAGAAAAATTCCAGGCGAAACCTGCCGTGGCCCAAAATGTATTAAGTTTGCTTGAATCAGGCATGCAACTATATGAAAAAAGGTAA
- a CDS encoding thiamine pyrophosphate-dependent enzyme, which yields MDTKRLMLGNEALAYGLLKNGCQMACAYPGTPSSEILSAVVSFKKEMELDIHAQWAVNEKVAFETAYAGAQAGLRTAVAMKQVGLNVAADPLMSSVYLGVKGGFLVISADDPGPHSSQTEQDSRLMAVMAKLPVLDPDSPAQAAELAGIGLELSEAFELPVMLRPTTRVCHSRQSMDVEKVDIAWREAAFEKNPGRWAATPKFRLQLHKELEAKLAKIADYEPTRPRIVSGTPKQGGQAIVVAGVAAANARDIIKEKNLDIPVYQVVQPFPLHKAFIKEMDAYDEILVLEETWGVIEMQLADKNRVKGKNTGFISPAGELLPENVEERICTFAGADYQAPEITTLPGRRPTLCAGCPHRASFYAIKKVAPKGIFTSDIGCYTLGCNLGAVDTVTCMGAGISQAAGFTIAYAKNKKQPPVFSTIGDSTFFHSGITGLIETVSKKIPYVLVILDNRTTAMTGHQPTPATGRDASGDPCVAVNIPEIVKGCGVNFIKTADPYDLPAFIDILKEANAYCKENGPAVVIAEHPCLLDMDKAELAASFKKVTVNKDVCDGCGYCVSQFECPALGMDNETEQVCIDAGLCTGCAVCSFVCPKGALVLENQE from the coding sequence ATGGATACAAAACGACTGATGCTGGGAAACGAAGCTTTGGCCTATGGTTTGCTGAAAAACGGCTGCCAGATGGCCTGCGCCTACCCCGGCACCCCTTCTTCGGAAATTCTGTCCGCCGTTGTTTCCTTTAAAAAAGAGATGGAGCTGGATATTCATGCCCAGTGGGCTGTGAATGAGAAAGTGGCTTTTGAAACGGCTTATGCCGGTGCCCAGGCAGGGCTTAGAACTGCGGTTGCCATGAAACAGGTTGGCTTGAATGTGGCGGCCGATCCCTTGATGAGTTCCGTATATTTAGGCGTAAAGGGCGGGTTTTTGGTGATCAGTGCCGATGATCCCGGCCCCCACTCCTCCCAGACCGAACAGGATTCGCGCCTGATGGCGGTCATGGCCAAGCTGCCGGTGCTGGACCCCGATTCCCCGGCGCAGGCTGCTGAACTTGCCGGTATCGGCCTTGAACTGTCCGAAGCCTTTGAGCTTCCGGTGATGTTGCGGCCCACCACCCGTGTGTGCCACTCCCGGCAGAGCATGGATGTGGAAAAAGTTGACATTGCGTGGAGAGAGGCCGCCTTTGAAAAAAATCCGGGCAGATGGGCGGCAACTCCGAAATTCCGCCTTCAGCTCCACAAGGAACTGGAAGCCAAGCTTGCCAAAATCGCGGACTATGAACCCACCCGCCCGCGGATAGTTTCCGGTACGCCTAAACAAGGTGGTCAGGCCATTGTCGTGGCTGGTGTGGCTGCGGCCAATGCCAGGGACATTATTAAAGAGAAAAACCTGGACATTCCTGTATACCAGGTGGTTCAACCCTTTCCGTTGCATAAGGCATTTATAAAGGAAATGGATGCCTATGATGAAATTCTGGTGTTGGAAGAGACCTGGGGCGTTATTGAGATGCAGCTGGCAGATAAAAATCGGGTTAAAGGAAAAAATACGGGCTTTATCTCTCCGGCAGGCGAACTGTTGCCGGAAAATGTGGAAGAACGAATCTGTACCTTTGCCGGGGCGGATTATCAGGCCCCGGAGATTACCACGCTGCCGGGGCGGCGTCCCACCCTGTGTGCCGGCTGCCCCCACAGGGCCAGTTTCTATGCCATTAAAAAGGTCGCGCCAAAAGGAATTTTTACCAGCGACATCGGATGCTACACACTGGGATGCAATCTGGGGGCCGTGGATACGGTTACCTGTATGGGGGCCGGCATCAGCCAGGCCGCGGGGTTTACCATCGCTTATGCCAAAAACAAAAAGCAACCGCCTGTTTTTTCCACCATCGGTGACTCCACCTTTTTCCATTCCGGTATTACCGGGTTGATCGAAACGGTTTCCAAAAAAATCCCTTACGTTCTGGTAATTTTAGACAACCGCACCACGGCCATGACCGGCCACCAGCCGACACCAGCCACGGGCAGGGACGCCTCAGGCGATCCGTGCGTTGCCGTGAATATCCCTGAGATTGTCAAAGGCTGCGGGGTGAACTTCATTAAAACCGCAGATCCCTATGATCTGCCGGCATTTATCGACATTCTTAAAGAGGCAAATGCCTATTGCAAGGAGAACGGACCGGCTGTGGTGATTGCCGAACATCCCTGTCTGCTTGACATGGATAAGGCCGAACTTGCCGCATCCTTTAAAAAGGTAACCGTAAATAAGGATGTCTGTGACGGCTGCGGATATTGTGTAAGCCAGTTTGAATGCCCGGCCCTGGGCATGGACAACGAGACTGAACAGGTCTGTATTGACGCAGGTCTTTGTACCGGGTGCGCTGTCTGTTCATTTGTCTGCCCCAAGGGTGCACTTGTACTTGAAAATCAGGAGTAA
- a CDS encoding class I SAM-dependent methyltransferase, which yields MALQKETLGNDKWFAEGSQESNEVEEYYNTWGKDYEDSVKSWDYDAPETAAALLNKYKQADGTVCDAGCGSGLTGEALNAAGFKSIVGFDLSPDFAAVAKDKGVYEDVHIVNMHEKPFRYEDNNFANLICIGTLTYIEDVPEVVREFARITTPGGMVIFSHRTDMIDDEFTGKLEALKAEKIMEEVLVSDPKPYLPGNKDFSDKIQIVYYAYRVL from the coding sequence TTGGCATTACAAAAAGAAACACTGGGCAATGACAAATGGTTTGCAGAGGGTAGCCAGGAAAGTAACGAAGTTGAAGAATATTACAACACCTGGGGCAAAGACTACGAAGACTCAGTAAAAAGCTGGGATTATGACGCACCGGAAACGGCTGCGGCACTGCTGAATAAATACAAGCAGGCTGACGGCACCGTATGTGATGCAGGATGCGGCAGCGGCCTGACTGGCGAAGCACTGAACGCCGCCGGGTTTAAAAGCATTGTCGGTTTTGACTTAAGCCCCGATTTTGCCGCCGTTGCCAAGGACAAAGGCGTGTATGAAGATGTACACATTGTCAACATGCATGAAAAACCCTTCCGTTATGAGGACAACAATTTTGCCAACCTGATCTGCATCGGCACACTCACCTATATCGAAGATGTGCCTGAAGTTGTTCGCGAGTTCGCCCGGATCACAACCCCCGGCGGCATGGTGATTTTCTCCCATCGTACAGACATGATTGATGACGAATTTACCGGAAAACTTGAAGCCCTCAAGGCCGAGAAGATCATGGAAGAAGTTCTGGTTTCCGACCCCAAACCGTATTTACCTGGAAACAAAGACTTTTCTGATAAAATACAGATTGTTTACTACGCATACCGCGTATTGTAA
- a CDS encoding ABC transporter substrate-binding protein yields the protein MKKFIIIPLSIMIVAMFLAPYPVCAQKPVKIGVLVPLTGIAAQGGLEMKYGIEMAAREKGTVLGKPIELLVEDTQVKPPIAVSKAEKLVYKDDCKALIGVLSSGVGLALAKNIDKLNVPFLSTHVMTTKFYGLHPMVFRSGQLANDQTAVGNIKGILARPDLKDRTYYVLVHDYSWGHDAGERFIALAKENGIKIYNEKYDKAPIKTKDWSSYISKIKASGADGVYMAFITNVIPIFAKQASDFGLQDKVKLVSAAAPGPLELEAGGTACHGIFGVSDWSWDVNNPASDDWEMRFWNEYKTTPSDAAVHSYVGAMNLFNAIEKAGSTDAKAIASALKGISYDGPYGTVRISAKDNCMRNDAVLTETMAAPDNSFDAKVYMKVLHTFPAAELGPPE from the coding sequence ATGAAAAAATTTATCATTATCCCATTAAGTATCATGATCGTTGCAATGTTCCTTGCACCCTATCCGGTATGTGCCCAAAAGCCTGTTAAAATCGGCGTGCTGGTACCCCTTACCGGAATTGCCGCCCAGGGCGGACTGGAAATGAAATACGGCATTGAAATGGCTGCCCGGGAAAAAGGAACGGTGCTTGGAAAACCCATTGAGCTGCTGGTTGAAGATACCCAGGTAAAACCGCCCATTGCCGTTTCAAAGGCGGAAAAGCTGGTTTATAAAGATGACTGCAAGGCATTGATCGGTGTTTTATCCAGCGGTGTGGGCCTTGCCCTTGCCAAAAACATTGACAAGCTGAATGTGCCCTTTTTAAGCACCCATGTCATGACCACCAAATTTTATGGTCTGCACCCTATGGTTTTCAGATCCGGACAGCTGGCCAATGACCAGACCGCTGTCGGCAATATCAAGGGAATCCTGGCACGGCCCGACCTGAAAGACCGAACCTATTACGTCCTTGTCCACGATTATTCCTGGGGCCATGATGCCGGAGAAAGATTTATCGCACTGGCCAAAGAGAACGGCATCAAAATTTATAACGAAAAATATGACAAAGCCCCCATCAAGACAAAGGACTGGTCATCGTATATCAGTAAAATCAAAGCATCCGGCGCAGATGGCGTATACATGGCCTTTATCACCAACGTGATTCCGATTTTTGCCAAACAGGCCTCCGATTTCGGCCTACAGGACAAAGTGAAACTGGTTTCCGCGGCAGCTCCCGGCCCCCTGGAACTGGAAGCCGGAGGAACGGCTTGCCACGGTATTTTTGGCGTATCGGACTGGTCCTGGGATGTCAACAATCCGGCCTCCGACGACTGGGAGATGCGGTTCTGGAACGAATATAAGACCACCCCATCGGATGCGGCCGTTCACAGCTATGTGGGCGCCATGAACCTCTTTAACGCCATTGAAAAAGCCGGGAGTACGGATGCCAAGGCCATTGCGTCAGCCCTCAAGGGGATCAGTTACGACGGTCCCTACGGAACGGTCCGGATTTCCGCAAAAGACAATTGCATGCGAAATGATGCCGTTCTGACGGAAACCATGGCCGCACCAGATAATTCTTTTGACGCCAAGGTATATATGAAAGTACTTCATACATTCCCGGCAGCCGAGCTTGGCCCACCTGAGTAA